The following coding sequences are from one Streptomyces sp. NBC_01485 window:
- a CDS encoding amino acid ABC transporter ATP-binding protein, which produces MTAMVKAEGVHKSFGLVQVLKGIDLEVKNGEVFCLIGPSGSGKSTFLRCINHLEKINSGRLYVDGELVGYRQKGDKLYELKDSEVALKRRDIGMVFQRFNLFPHMTALDNVMEAPVQVKGVSRAQAKERAKELLDRVGLADKADGYPSQLSGGQQQRVAIARALAMDPKLMLFDEPTSALDPELVGDVLDVMRDLAESGMTMVVVTHEMGFAREVGDSLVFMDGGVVVESGNPRDVLTNPQHERTQAFLSKVL; this is translated from the coding sequence ATGACCGCGATGGTGAAGGCCGAGGGCGTCCACAAGTCCTTCGGCCTGGTCCAGGTGCTCAAGGGCATCGACCTGGAGGTCAAGAACGGCGAGGTGTTCTGCCTCATCGGCCCGTCCGGCTCCGGCAAGTCGACCTTCCTCAGGTGCATCAACCACCTGGAGAAGATCAACTCCGGCCGCCTGTACGTCGACGGGGAGCTGGTCGGCTACCGCCAGAAGGGCGACAAGCTGTACGAGCTGAAGGACAGCGAGGTCGCGCTGAAGCGCCGGGACATCGGCATGGTGTTCCAGCGGTTCAACCTGTTCCCGCACATGACGGCGCTGGACAACGTCATGGAGGCCCCGGTCCAGGTCAAGGGCGTCAGCAGGGCGCAGGCCAAGGAGCGGGCGAAGGAGCTCCTGGACCGCGTGGGCCTGGCCGACAAGGCCGACGGCTACCCCTCGCAGCTCTCCGGCGGCCAGCAGCAGCGGGTGGCCATCGCCCGGGCGCTGGCCATGGACCCGAAGCTGATGCTCTTCGACGAGCCGACCTCGGCCCTCGACCCGGAGCTGGTCGGCGACGTCCTCGACGTCATGCGCGACCTGGCCGAGTCCGGCATGACGATGGTCGTCGTCACCCACGAGATGGGCTTCGCCCGCGAGGTCGGCGACAGCCTGGTCTTCATGGACGGCGGCGTGGTCGTCGAATCCGGCAACCCACGCGACGTCCTGACCAACCCTCAGCACGAGCGGACCCAGGCGTTCCTGTCCAAGGTGCTGTAG
- a CDS encoding amino acid ABC transporter permease: protein MTDKLEKSSEAPEGAGGAPPEDTPPVAKEDAFSGPPEAIKAIPVRHWGRWVSAVIVVALLALLVNAFAHGDIQWHAVSDSLFDPTVIAGAGRTLLISILAMLLGVVLGVVLAVMRLSKNPVTSTIAWLYIWFFRGTPVYVQLLMWFNLALIFPVLNLGPIYKDEMVDVMTPFMAALLGLGLNEAAYMAEICRAGLLAVDEGQTEASHALGMSHAKTLRRIVIPQAMRVIVPPTGNEFINMLKTSSLVYVVTYNELLRSTSVIGSSSYAVMELLFVASIWYLVMTSVFSVFQYYLERYYARGSSRSLPPTVFQKIRANLFGSSRSTA from the coding sequence ATGACTGACAAGCTCGAGAAGTCCTCCGAGGCCCCGGAGGGCGCCGGGGGCGCACCACCCGAGGACACCCCGCCGGTCGCCAAGGAGGACGCGTTCTCCGGCCCTCCGGAGGCCATCAAGGCCATCCCGGTGCGCCACTGGGGCCGCTGGGTCAGCGCGGTGATCGTCGTCGCGCTCCTCGCGCTGCTCGTCAACGCGTTCGCGCACGGCGACATCCAGTGGCACGCGGTGTCGGACTCGCTGTTCGACCCGACCGTCATCGCGGGCGCCGGCCGCACCCTGCTGATCAGCATCCTGGCCATGCTGCTCGGCGTGGTCCTGGGCGTCGTACTCGCCGTGATGCGGCTGTCGAAGAACCCGGTGACCAGCACCATCGCGTGGCTGTACATCTGGTTCTTCCGCGGCACCCCGGTCTATGTGCAGTTGCTGATGTGGTTCAACCTGGCGCTGATCTTCCCCGTCCTGAATCTCGGTCCGATCTACAAGGACGAGATGGTGGACGTCATGACGCCGTTCATGGCGGCCCTCCTGGGCCTCGGTCTGAACGAGGCCGCGTACATGGCCGAAATCTGCCGCGCCGGCCTGCTGGCCGTCGACGAGGGCCAGACGGAGGCGTCCCACGCGCTCGGCATGAGCCACGCCAAGACGCTGCGCCGGATCGTCATCCCGCAGGCGATGCGGGTGATCGTGCCGCCGACCGGCAACGAGTTCATCAACATGCTGAAGACCTCGTCGCTGGTGTACGTGGTGACGTACAACGAACTGCTGCGCTCCACCTCGGTGATCGGCTCCTCGTCGTACGCCGTGATGGAGCTGCTCTTCGTCGCCTCCATCTGGTACCTGGTCATGACCAGCGTCTTCAGCGTCTTCCAGTACTACCTGGAGCGCTACTACGCCCGCGGCAGCAGCCGCAGCCTCCCGCCCACGGTCTTCCAGAAGATCAGGGCGAACCTGTTCGGATCCTCGAGGAGCACGGCATGA
- a CDS encoding ABC transporter substrate-binding protein: MTASSTRRPTAAARTRLAAVGSLAVAGALLLTACGDQTEGGSSSSESPGGSANAAPLFSKLPAAIQKAGVIKVGTNAEYAPMESVEGGKIVGVDPDIAAALGKQLGVDFTFTSGSFDGLITAVNTGRYDVAMSSITDNKQRQEGLDDKGKKLGEGVDFVDYFTAGTAIYVKKGNPKGIKAIGDLCGQTVAVQRGTTYEEALQAQSKTCTAGGKQALKIESFDNDTEAQTRVKSGGAVAGVNDYPVAVDLARKADGGKTFEVVGEQYEAAPFGIVVDKKNTQLRDVLKEAVDAIIKDGSYQKVLEKWGAESGAIKAAAVNGGK; this comes from the coding sequence ATGACCGCAAGCTCCACCCGACGCCCGACCGCCGCCGCGCGCACCCGCCTGGCAGCGGTCGGATCCCTCGCGGTCGCGGGCGCCCTGCTGCTCACCGCGTGCGGAGACCAGACCGAAGGCGGCAGCAGCTCCTCCGAGTCGCCCGGCGGCAGCGCCAACGCGGCGCCCCTCTTCTCCAAGCTGCCGGCCGCCATCCAGAAGGCGGGTGTCATCAAGGTCGGCACGAACGCCGAGTACGCCCCGATGGAGTCCGTGGAGGGCGGCAAGATCGTCGGTGTCGACCCGGACATCGCGGCGGCGCTCGGCAAGCAGCTCGGCGTCGACTTCACGTTCACCTCCGGCTCCTTCGACGGCCTGATCACGGCGGTCAACACCGGCCGTTACGACGTCGCCATGTCGTCGATCACGGACAACAAGCAGCGCCAGGAAGGCCTGGACGACAAGGGCAAGAAGCTGGGCGAGGGCGTCGACTTCGTCGACTACTTCACCGCCGGCACCGCCATCTACGTCAAGAAGGGCAACCCGAAGGGCATCAAGGCCATCGGGGACCTCTGCGGCCAGACGGTGGCCGTGCAGCGCGGCACGACGTACGAGGAGGCCCTGCAGGCGCAGTCCAAGACCTGCACGGCCGGCGGCAAGCAGGCCCTCAAGATCGAGTCCTTCGACAACGACACCGAGGCCCAGACCCGCGTGAAGTCCGGCGGCGCGGTGGCCGGCGTCAACGACTACCCGGTCGCGGTGGACCTGGCCCGCAAGGCCGACGGCGGCAAGACCTTCGAGGTCGTCGGCGAGCAGTACGAGGCCGCCCCGTTCGGCATCGTCGTCGACAAGAAGAACACCCAGCTGCGCGACGTCCTCAAGGAGGCCGTCGACGCGATCATCAAGGACGGCTCGTACCAGAAGGTGCTGGAGAAGTGGGGCGCCGAGAGCGGCGCGATCAAGGCTGCCGCGGTCAACGGCGGCAAGTGA